The DNA sequence GGGAATTCCGTGATAGTGGTAGCTTCCGTCGGGCTGGACATGGGCATTGCTGGCGTCCAATCCCAGACGCCCCCTGCCGCCGACAATGGCTTCCTCGTTCCAGACCGATCCCCGGATGCCACGCCAGAATTCCGCCGTGCCGGGATCAAATTTGACCCCATTGACCGCGACGCCGAAATACGAAGGACGGACCGGACGTGGAGCAGGCTGCTTTTTCGGACTCAGGGGAACTTCGAAATGATAGGTCTGCGGCCGGATGGTATTGGGGTTCCCGGGGCCGGGGAAGCGACCGGTCTCGTGGTTGGGCAACCCGTTGGATTCAATGATTCTTTTGCCCGCTTCTTCCCTGATCGATACCAGGCTCTCCGGCAGCCCGGCGGCGATGGGTTCGGCAAAGACGGGCGTGCGTTCTTCCCCGTGATCCTCATGAGCCGGCAGGCCCATCGAACCCATGAAAAAAACACAACCTAGGAAGCATTTCAGCAAGGACATGACCATGAAACTCCGGTCCGGCGGAAAAGTTGCCGCCGGACCGGAGTGGGGTCACGTTTGAATGCGGTCAGCCCAGTGAGGCCACCAGTTTCTCGAGGCTGCCATTCCAGCCATGTTCGTGGCGGCCCTGACTGGGTTCGCTGGGGAATCCACTGTGGGTCAGCCTCAATTCCGTGCCTGCGCCGGATTCGCGACATTCCACTGTGACCGTGGATTCAATTCCGATCCAATCGGGATCGCCTTCCCAGGTCCAGGTGAACACGATTTTCTCCGGAGAGTGGATTTCCCGGTAAACCCCGGCCACGGTGTATTCCGCCCGCACCTGGGGATTTTCCATGTCGGGACAATTCAGGATCATGCGGTAGCGTCCGCCGGGCCGGAAATCCACCTCGCCGCGAATCTGGCAATCCGATCCGGGGCCGAACCAGGGTTGCATGGCTTCAAGCGAGGAAAAGGCGGCAAATACCCGCTCGCGCGGTGCGTGGATCTGTCGCGTGATTTGCAGGGCCTGGGGAGTGGTGACGGTTTTCATGGGTCTTTTTTCTTTCGTTTGGGTTTTGGGGGTGGGGGCGAAGAAGGAGAAACGGGCATTTCCAGGGAACAGGCCAGGCGGTCGAGGCTTCCCTCCCAAAAGCGGCGCTGCTTTTCGATCCAGTCCACGGCTTCCTGCAGAGGGGCGGGCTGGAAACGGAGGCGATGTGTGCGTCCCTCAATACGGCGCTGCAGGAGCCCGGCTTCTTCAAGCACCCGGAGGTGCTTGGAAACACCGGGGAGCGACATGGCCTGGGGGGCGGCCAGATCGCACACCGTCGAATCCCCCAGACGAAGCCGGGCCAACAAATCACGCCGCGTCGTATCCGCCAGCGCGGCGAAGACGCGGTCCAGTTGCTTTTCCTTGAGAGGGGATGCTGTCATGGATTTTTTATTTAACCTTTTGGTTTAATATATCAAGCGTATTCTTTTTTCCCTGTCCGATGGGTTTGCGTTGGAATGCCCCGGGCCGGGGCCTACTCTCGGAGGGGAAGCACCATGGAATCCGGCCCCCAACCCACCGCATCCGAAGTCTACGCGCGCTACCGGGCCTTCAGCCGGGAACGGTTGCGGGAGGAATCCATCCCCCGCTTCAACCGGCTCGAAGGCCGTCAACGGCTGGCTGAAGTCGGCCTGGTGCGAGCGGTGGGCGCGGTCTTTGGCGAACACGGAACCACGGCAGAAAAAAAAGAAGCCGCCGCCTGGCTGCTCGGTTTGTTGACCGATCCCGAGGAAAAAATCAGGCGCTACGCCATCAACGCACTGCCCAAGCTGCGACCCGGGCCGGAAGCTGAAAGCGCCCTGCTGCGTCTGCTGGAAACCAGTGCTTCGGAACGGGAGACCACCGCCGTGCGCGAAGCACTGCACAAGATCGGAGGCACGGCCACCCTCCATGCCATGGGCGACTCCGCCCCGGTGCGCGTCCGGGCCAACATCGCCCGCCAGGAACATCCCGGCGGTGTGGTCATGGATCGCAATCTGGCGGATTTCCGCAGCCTGCGCATCCACCTCCGGGGCCGCCGGGGATTGGCGCGCTTCGTTTGTGAGGAACTACAAGACCAGGTCCGCACCCGGGGCCGGTTCCAAATCATCGACCAGGACAAGGGCCTGGTCGCCCTGCGCCCGCTCTCCCCGTTTTCTCTCGGCGACCTCACCAGCCTGCGCTGCACGGGCTCGGTGGGTTTCGTGCTCGGGCTGGTGAAGGAAAAAACCGGAGCGCCCCGCATGGAAGCCCTGGCCCGGGCCATCGCTTCCCCTTTGACCCGGCGCATCCTGGCCGCCTTCCACGACGGTCCTCCGCGCTACCGCTTGGCATTCATCGACGACAAAGCAGAAAGTTCGCACGTTCCGGAAATTGCCGCCCGGGCCTATGCCCTGCATCCCGGCTTGCTGAATGACTCGCAGCAAGCCCCTTGGGCGATGGATGTCCATGAGACCCGGGTGGGGGCATCGCTTGAACTTCGCCCGCGTTTCTCCCCCGATCCGCGTTTCGCCTACCGGCTTCACGACGTGGCCGCAGCCTCGCATCCACCGCTGGCCGCGAGTCTGGCCCGTTGGGCCGGTCGCCCGGGCAAACCCGAACGGGTCTGGGATCCCTTCTGCGGATCGGGCCTGGAATTGATCGAGAGCGGATTGTTGGGTGGCGTATCGGAACTCCATGGCAGCGACCTGAGCGGGGAAGCGCTGGTCCATGCCCGCGCCAATCTGGCTGCCGCCGGACTGGTGGGCATTCGAACACATTTCAACTGCTGTGACTTCCGGGATTACCCGAAAAAAGCAGGAATCCCACCGGGTTCATTGACCCTGGTCATCTCCAACCCACCCCTGGGCCGGCGCATCCGCATCCCCAACCTGCGCGGGCTCATCCACGACCTATTCCTTGCCGCCGACCGCGTGCTTGCACCCGGCGGGCGGCTCATCTTCACCAACCCGGTGAAGATCGATTGCCCGGTCCCGTCCCTGCATCTCGAAGAGCGGCTCGTCGCCGACCTGGGCGGGTTTGATTGCCGATTGGAAAAGTACGTCAAAGCCGGGCTCAGCAACCGAATGGCCCACCTGCCGTGATCCGGATCACTCTGTTTTTTCCCCGACGATCCAGCTTCTTGAATGCCAACTCAGCCTTCAGTGCCTTGGATTTGTTTTTCATCGGCCAACTGCGCCTCAGCCTCAAAGGCCCCCTCCCCCGGGTGTAGCGCGCGCCCCGTCCGGTACGGTGCGCGGACAGGCGCTTGGGAAGATCATTGGTGATGCCGCAGTAAAGCGACCCGTCGCCACAAAGCAGCACGTAAAGGACCCAGGATTTTTTCCCGGTCCGGCGCGGGGGTCTAGTGGCCGCTTTCTTCGCCCGCGAGGGCCTTGGCGATCTCGCCGGTGACTGCTTTGGCATCGCCAAAAACCATCAACGTCTTCTCGTTGAAGTAAAGGTCGTTTTCGATCCCGGCAAAGCCCGGGTTCATGCTGCGCTTGATGGCCAGAACGGTACGGGCCTTGTCGGCCTCGATGATGGGCATGCCGTAGATCGGGCTCCCTTTGTTGCTTCTGGCCGCG is a window from the Candidatus Methylacidiphilales bacterium genome containing:
- a CDS encoding YHYH protein → MSLLKCFLGCVFFMGSMGLPAHEDHGEERTPVFAEPIAAGLPESLVSIREEAGKRIIESNGLPNHETGRFPGPGNPNTIRPQTYHFEVPLSPKKQPAPRPVRPSYFGVAVNGVKFDPGTAEFWRGIRGSVWNEEAIVGGRGRLGLDASNAHVQPDGSYHYHGIPHGLIDQLKGRGTMVLVGWAADGFPVYGPWAYRQAGDAGSGMAVMRSSYQLKTDKRPDGDEGPGGKPDGMYAVDFEYKEGSGDLDACNGRTGVTPEFPQGTYYYVLTETFPFIPRFFHGTPDDSFSHRPPGGPGGPGGPGGFPGRRPPGGPL
- a CDS encoding SRPBCC domain-containing protein, which codes for MKTVTTPQALQITRQIHAPRERVFAAFSSLEAMQPWFGPGSDCQIRGEVDFRPGGRYRMILNCPDMENPQVRAEYTVAGVYREIHSPEKIVFTWTWEGDPDWIGIESTVTVECRESGAGTELRLTHSGFPSEPSQGRHEHGWNGSLEKLVASLG
- a CDS encoding metalloregulator ArsR/SmtB family transcription factor; this encodes MTASPLKEKQLDRVFAALADTTRRDLLARLRLGDSTVCDLAAPQAMSLPGVSKHLRVLEEAGLLQRRIEGRTHRLRFQPAPLQEAVDWIEKQRRFWEGSLDRLACSLEMPVSPSSPPPPKPKRKKKDP